Proteins from a single region of Pseudomonas quebecensis:
- a CDS encoding DUF6124 family protein, with product MKKITPNPSPTDSTLFSVTPEADTETLLANASETLNSAREMANMLAFDLEGPQRSLVLAIHQLVEIGGLLVDQALEKVAPV from the coding sequence ATGAAAAAAATCACTCCCAACCCCTCGCCCACCGATTCGACGCTATTTAGCGTTACGCCTGAAGCTGACACAGAAACCTTACTGGCTAACGCCAGCGAAACCCTGAACAGCGCCCGTGAAATGGCTAATATGCTGGCATTCGACCTTGAAGGTCCGCAGCGAAGTCTGGTATTGGCCATTCACCAGTTGGTTGAGATTGGCGGTCTGTTAGTCGACCAAGCGCTAGAGAAAGTCGCACCAGTTTGA